A segment of the Neisseria chenwenguii genome:
TAAAAAACATACCGTTTATCCGAAAATTTGCGCATTTATCTCTTGCATCCCAAATGTATAGACGGCACAATACACCTCAACGAAACACAGCTCAAACGCATAAACAGTTTCGGAATTCATCATTAAAACAACGGGCTGACACCCAAGTAAAATTACGACAAACGTATTATTCATAAAGGACTTTCATCATGACTATCCGCCGCACCCTCTCCGCTCTGACCGCATTCGCCGTATTGGCCGCCTCTCAAGCCGTCGTGGCCGGCAGCGTATCGTTCTACCAAAAAGCCTCCGAAGCCACCGCCCCGATTACCGGCAACGTCGCTATGCGCCTGACCATCGGTGCCGACGGCAATGTCAGCAACGTCCGCATCGTCCGCAGCAGCGGCTCAGTCAGCATCGACAACAGCGCCGTCGAATGGCTGGAAGCACAAACCATGAAACCCGCCACCATCAACGGCGAAGCCCGCGAACTGAGCGTTATAAAAGAAATCAAATTCTCAGAAACCGGCGCCATCCATCAAGCCAGCTTGAAATAATTTCAATATCGCATTGTTAAAAAAGCACTTTCTCTTCAAAACAGAAAGTGCTTTTTTCATTTTCAGACGGCCTCACAAAACAACGGCAGGCCATCTGAAATTTCCGAAATGTT
Coding sequences within it:
- a CDS encoding TonB family protein, whose protein sequence is MTIRRTLSALTAFAVLAASQAVVAGSVSFYQKASEATAPITGNVAMRLTIGADGNVSNVRIVRSSGSVSIDNSAVEWLEAQTMKPATINGEARELSVIKEIKFSETGAIHQASLK